The segment TTTCTCTTGGCAGGGATTGCTTGTTCAAGGCTATGAGCTTGTGGATCATTCAAAAGAATTCTTATCTTAGCAGGGGCTCCTTTCTTTAAGTACTGGTAAGGCTTCCTCCCGCTATAGTCTCGGAGATGTACTTTAGCATTGTATTCTACTACTAGCAGATTGACAACGTCTTTATGGTCATGAATAGCTGCAATATGAAGTGGGGTATAACCCCCATGTGATTTGACATTCACATTGAGATTGATTTCAGCTTTTTTGGATACCTCAATTAATGTTTTGATCATATCAGTGTTTCCACTCTTGGCGGCCCAGTGTAGAGCAGTAAATCCAGAGATGAAGTCTCTTTTCTCTGCCAACTCACTTTCAGTTAGAAGCAATCCATGTAACCTGTGATTCCAGCGACCACTTGTGGCTTTCACTAGCCATTCATGCTCATTTGCATCTAGAGGAACAACATCAATGTATTTGTTCTCCTCACTAACTTTTATCATTTTGGATGATCTCTTAATATGGGGGGATTTGGAGCCTGCATCATCAAATTGTTTCCTACTGACATGGGGGGATTTTGTTTGAATTGGTTTGGTAATCTCAGATGTAGCTGTATTGACAACTTTCTGTTGTTCATAGTTATTTTCCTCTTGGTCTTCTGTATCATCAAAAGAGGATGAAGGCTGTGGGTACCTAAGAGGCAACATATAGGGTTTCTGTGCAGACTCCTTAGATTGAGCTTTAGGAACAGGTGCTGGCCCAGCAGTATCCATCCTAGCTACAATTGCAAACACAGACTCCCTCTTTTCATTCTGACTAGACTCATCAGCAGTATTGTATTCATTAGCATTGGTGACTGGTTGAGCATTTGGACCAGTATTATCTATACCTGTTAGCTGTAACTCTTCCTTATCTAAAGTTAAATCTTGTTTGGAAGGTCTCCTTTGTTGGTTGCTGGGTACTGCATCGGATAGACTTCGGGTTTCAGGCAATATTTGGACTGCCCCTGCGGGTTCTTTATCCTGCTCTCTTGCTCCATTTTGATTCCTTTCTGCCAGTAAGTTCCAATATTTTTTCCTCAGCACAACAAACTTGCCTCCCTCTTCATCTTTCACCACTGCTATATTGTTGACAAAGCTCTTGAACAGCTCCCGGTTGTTGGCTTTTTCCAGTGGGTCAGGAGAGTCAACCAGTGGTTTAAACTCCCTGACAAGTTCGGAATTCTTCACTTTTCCTCCATGCCCCAGCAGAAAGTTCATTACCACCTCCTGTGTTACAGCCATCTTTACATCCACAGACAGTCTTCTATGTGGTGTTTGGTGTACACGGGATCTGCTGTAAAATGGACAGGGACACGGTAACAAGACAGCTACACCTGATCGGTTTTCTTACATGACTTCTCCTTCTGCCTGAGTGTAATTTACCTGTTGCTTCCGGGGTGAAACTTTGTGATCAGCTCTGCTACGCCCAACCCTGCCTGATCAGTCAATAAGAGGAGGGGGAGGGTTGCCTGTTATTGCTGCAAAGTGCCTCGGGAATTGTAGTAGCTATCTCCTCACCTGGTGATAACCTTTATTACGCACACATACCAGTGTATAATGTGAATAACTTAAATATAGCTCAGGCTTCATATTAAAATATATTCTAGTGTAGTTTTCTTTTTTCATTTGGTGATTTCATAACTTGACATTTATAATGCaatgctttaaaataataattcagttacatttatttatttttttaacgttTATATTTTAGGTAGAGAGACTGTCAATCTGCTTTGTGGTGCTTTCTAGGTGTGGATGAAAAGAGCATTTAGAAAAAGAGAATGAAAACCAGTAGTAATGTGTAACCCATTAACGGAGGTTGCTCTCATTTACACAACACTGCAATTTGATGGCGTACAGCATCACTGCTAAACAGTGGGAAATGATGAGTTGAGAGTAATATTTTTTAGTGCTTAACAATATAATGCATTCGCAGGTTATTACTAATAGTTTAGAGTTCAGCATTTCACATTTTGTTAATACCTTTGTTTCTCTTTATCCTTCATAGGGAGTGTAATATTTTAGTTGTTTTAAACGCTAATGTATTTGTGTAATGACTAAATTATGATTTCACTGTTGCTACACTGTCAGTATTTGTTATTTGGAAGTAATTCGTTACTTAGGTATTTACAAAAGTCAATTTGAttgcaaaaacaaaaacatgtccattttatttaaccccttaaggacaaggccatttttcaattttcttacccttaatgacaatggctatttttacatttctgcggtgtttgtgtttagctgtaattttcctcttactcatttactgtacccacacatattatataccgtttttctcgccactaaatggactttctaaagataccattattttcatcatatcttataatttactattaaaaatattataaaatatgaggaaaaaatggataaaaacacactttttctaactttgacccccaaaatctgttacacatctacaaccaccaaaaaacaaccatgctaaatagtttctaaaatttgtcctgagtttagaaatacccaatgttaacatgttctttgctttatttgcaagttatagggcaataaatacaagtagcactttgctgtttcaaaaccactttttttcaaaatgagcgctagttacattggaaccctgatatctgtcaggaatgcctaaatatcccttgacatgtatatattttttttagaagacatcccaaagtattgatctaggcccattttggtatatttcatgccaccatttcaccgccaaatgcgatcaaataaaaaaaaaaagttcactttttcacaaattttttcacaaactttaggtttctcacagaaattatttacaaacaacttgtgcaattatggcataaatggttgtaaatgcttctctgggatcccctttgttcagaaatagcagacttatatggctttggtgttgctttttggtaattagaaggctgctaaatgccactgcgcaccacacgtgttttatgcccagcagcgaaggggttaattagggagcatgtagggagcttgtagagttaattttagctttagtgtagtgtagtagacaacccaaagtattgatctaggcccattttggtatatttaatgccaccatttcaccgccaaatgcgatcaaatttaaaaaaacttaatttttttcgcaattttaggtttctcactgaaattatttacaaacagcttgtgcaattatggcacaaatggttgtaaatgcttctctggtatcccctttgttcagaaatagcagacatatatggctttggcaatgctttttggtaattagaaggacgctaaatgccgctgcacatcacacgtgtattatggctagcagtgaaggggttaattagggatcttgtagggagcttgcagggttaattgtagctttagtgtagagatcagcctcccacctaacacatcagaccccctgatccctcccaaacagctctcttccctcccccaccccacaattgtccccgccatcttaagtactggcagaaagtctgccagtactaaaataaaaggtatctttttttttcttcttttttttggggggagcatatttacatatgctgctgtgtaggatccttcttagccccaaacctccctgatccccccccccaaacagctctctaaccctccccctctacattattgggagccatcttggatactggcagctgtctgccagtacccagtttacaaaaaaaatttatatttttttattttttccccactttttctgtagtgtagcttccccccccaagactaaacccccaccccctcccagatcactttgattaacacatttattccccctctctccctctaaatagaaaccacactgttccatagtgtaacggttcccacccgctccctccccgtgcatgcgcccgcccgcctcccctgtgcacgcgcgcgcgtccgtgcacgacccccagcaatcccgcccacgatcccgcccaccggtaagccatcgatcgccgctcacccgcctcccacatctgctcccacccaccaacgatcgcggcatcgatgtccggtgcagagagggccacagagtggctctctctgcatcggatggggaaaaatgttattgcagtgatgcctcgatatcgaggcatcactacaataaccggaaagcggctggaagcgatcaggatcgcttccagccgctttcaaccccaacgtcgtacagggtacgtcgctggtctttaaagaccagtttgtgcaagacgtaccctgtacgacgcgtgtcgttaaggggttaaactgtctCAGTTTGGCAAAAGTCTTTCTGAACAGACTCAAATTTGACACGAAAAAGTGTATCATCCCTACCAGCAATATTCAAACCAGGAAAAAATATTGCTTATTTTCCATAATTAAATCATACAAAAACAGAATATAAAAGACAGCCTGTGGGTAAATGTGACTAAAAAATTAAgtcattttattgtgatattttcctTTTAGTTCTCATTAAAGACAAATATTGTGTAACCCACAGTTTGCAACATATTGTTATTGGGAGCTATTATAAACACTCAGGAAACAAGAATTGAAAAGCCTATAACATTATTCAAAATCATATGACAAACAGATGAGAAACTGAAAATATATCACAAAAGTTTGCACCAATAAGATTATCTATGTCTAGTTAATTTACTAGCTATGTATTTGGCAAACAAAAAGTTTCATTCTAGTAATAATGTGCTGTATTACTGACTGCAACACTAGAATGATTTTCTAGCTTGACTtgggaattaaagggatactgaacccaatattttttatttcatgattcaaatagagcatgcatgaTCTGCTGTCAAACTGTCCCCATAAAAGAAGGtgttaacaaacaaaaaatacttaaaaggatatgaatccaaattgtttttctttcatgattcggatagagcatgcaattttaagcaactttctaatttactcttataatcaattttttttgttctcttggtatttttatttgaaaaagcaagaatgtaagcttaagagacagcctattttaggttcagcaccctggatagtgcttgctgattgatggctacatttagccaccaatcagcatgctctttccaggtgctgaaccaaagatgggccggctcataagcttacattcctgctttttcaaataaagatatcaagagaacaaagcacaattgataatagaagtaaattagaaaattgcttaaaaatgcatgctctatctgaatcatgaaagaaaacattttggttcagtaaCCCGGTAATGTTTGTGCTGAATCACTAATTAGTGTTGTTCATCTTGGTCTGTGTTTCTCAGCTGTGATGGTAGGTTACCCCGATCTATCACATCCTCCAGCTGAGGGTTTCACTAGAATTAAGGGATTATTAAATGTTTGCCTGTTCTTCTCTACAGAAATAATGTTTGATCAGGGGAAAATAATGGGGGGAGATCAGTAGCAGACCTTAGAAAAGACCCCATGGTCCATTAGCTCTTGCCAGCCTTCTGCCCACCTTGAAACTCAAAATAAACCCAATTGTGTATGACCTACATTCAACCTTAGACCATCTTTATGGCCCTAGAGCCATATCAGGTTCAGATCAGTCACATTGAAGCATCCAGTTTTTTATTTAACGTTAACTGGATATTAAGAGGAAATACAGGACTGTCTGGTTAAATACTTGTCACCTGACAACCCTAAATGGGAAATAATATCACATTACATGTTGTGCACTTTTTTGAGTATAATAAAACCTTGATTGTTAACCGTTTTAAGTAACACAATTTGTGTAATATTCTCTGTAAATGTTTCATAGATTGTATTTTCATTTTATATAATtgcattttaaattaacattaatGTGCAGCTATAAAAAGCTCTAATATGCTATAATATTTACTATTATGCTATTGCTtgcctataactatgtgtttaaactttgTTTAAGCTGAACATGGTTAGTAAACCAATCAGAAGCGGCATATGTGCATAGCAATCATTGGCTCACGTCCAGTACAAAAAGAGCGGAAATGTATTACTGTTATGAAGCATACCGCATTTCTGTATTTAACTCTTATATGTCTGTGCCTCGATATGTACAATACTACAGATACTTCCCTTCATAATGATACAAAACAGACATTAGCACTTCTGGAAACTCAAAATGTCCATCTCCATGAAAtatttatgcataataaaaaacaactttgcaatacactttcattatttcatTGTTCTATTCTTCCAGTATTTCCACTCCGCCCAGAGAGGGTCTTGTGCATTCAGGAAAATGCAGAACCTTTAAATTCCTTCAAGCTGCACAGTGAGTAGTTGATATGTCACTATATCTGTCTAACTGGccacaaaaaaaaataagaaagataaaTAACATTCCAAAGGCTTTTCATTGGGTGTGTCCCAGGCCTGCAAAACAATTaatattttactaacaaaatgatttaaattgtattgaaacttttttttcccccatgtaATAAATTATTTCTGAtgcataaaaaaacaactttaatgtccctttaagttttctctaTCCACAttcacaaataaaacatatttttctcaGGGTAAATTGGCAAAATCACATACAAGATTTAAACTTTAACATCCCCTACAGTTTCCAGTCATATATTTTTGGATAGATTGATTGTGTttctttgtgggggtttttttctttTAGATGCTTTATTGTTCTTAAATCAAGAAGGGGAACGCCTGGGAATTAGGCAATTAATATTATAGCTGCGTTGTCTCTGTTTTACGGGCTGA is part of the Bombina bombina isolate aBomBom1 chromosome 6, aBomBom1.pri, whole genome shotgun sequence genome and harbors:
- the SOWAHA gene encoding ankyrin repeat domain-containing protein SOWAHA encodes the protein MAVTQEVVMNFLLGHGGKVKNSELVREFKPLVDSPDPLEKANNRELFKSFVNNIAVVKDEEGGKFVVLRKKYWNLLAERNQNGAREQDKEPAGAVQILPETRSLSDAVPSNQQRRPSKQDLTLDKEELQLTGIDNTGPNAQPVTNANEYNTADESSQNEKRESVFAIVARMDTAGPAPVPKAQSKESAQKPYMLPLRYPQPSSSFDDTEDQEENNYEQQKVVNTATSEITKPIQTKSPHVSRKQFDDAGSKSPHIKRSSKMIKVSEENKYIDVVPLDANEHEWLVKATSGRWNHRLHGLLLTESELAEKRDFISGFTALHWAAKSGNTDMIKTLIEVSKKAEINLNVNVKSHGGYTPLHIAAIHDHKDVVNLLVVEYNAKVHLRDYSGRKPYQYLKKGAPAKIRILLNDPQAHSLEQAIPAKRNSKVASSILGTTTAFLGVISDDIILTDLAKGLKKPGPLNKFFTAPAVHKKKLKPRDRYPSISSLNEEIEEEPGEPVGKRRPLSDYLHH